From a single Streptomyces liliifuscus genomic region:
- a CDS encoding GNAT family N-acetyltransferase has translation MDGDVVLRPIKLRDQRAWRDVNRRNRDWLRPWEATIPPPTPSGPIAHRPTYRQMVRHLRAEANSGRMLPFVIEYQGRLVGQLTVAGITWGSMCSGHIGYWVDEAVAGRGVMPTAVALASDHCFRTVGLHRIEVCIRPENGPSRRVVEKLGFRDEGLRPRYLHIDGAWRDHLVFALTAEEVPEGLLARWRRTRSRNTSENSPRDTPRNTA, from the coding sequence GTGGACGGCGATGTGGTCCTCCGGCCCATAAAGCTGCGCGACCAGCGGGCCTGGCGCGATGTGAACCGCCGCAACCGGGACTGGCTGCGCCCCTGGGAGGCGACCATTCCGCCGCCCACGCCGAGCGGGCCGATCGCCCACCGGCCGACCTATCGCCAGATGGTCCGGCATCTGCGCGCCGAGGCGAACTCGGGGCGGATGCTGCCGTTCGTCATCGAGTACCAGGGGCGGCTCGTCGGGCAGTTGACGGTCGCCGGAATCACCTGGGGCTCGATGTGCTCGGGCCATATCGGCTACTGGGTGGACGAGGCGGTCGCCGGTCGCGGAGTGATGCCCACGGCCGTGGCGCTCGCGTCCGACCACTGCTTCCGAACCGTTGGTCTGCACCGCATCGAGGTCTGCATTCGGCCCGAGAACGGGCCGAGCCGACGGGTCGTGGAGAAACTCGGATTCCGTGACGAAGGCCTTCGGCCGCGCTATCTCCACATCGACGGCGCCTGGCGTGACCACCTCGTCTTCGCGCTCACGGCCGAAGAGGTGCCCGAGGGACTGCTGGCCCGCTGGCGCCGGACACGCTCGCGGAACACGTCCGAAAACTCACCGCGGGACACGCCCCGGAACACCGCGTAA
- a CDS encoding MogA/MoaB family molybdenum cofactor biosynthesis protein encodes MTATPAAPAEPPIGGALTAPYSALVVTASNRAAAGVYEDRGGPLIAEGLLKFGFAVDGPWVVPDGDPVENALRVGVTAGYDVIVTTGGTGISPTDRTPEATRKLITYEVPGIPEAIRAFGREKVPTAALSRGLAGVAERTLIVNLPGSTGGVRDGLAVLEPLLIHAVEQIRGGDHPRPGGSGGVS; translated from the coding sequence ATGACGGCGACCCCGGCGGCACCTGCCGAGCCGCCGATCGGCGGCGCCCTGACCGCCCCGTACAGCGCGCTCGTCGTGACGGCCTCCAACCGGGCGGCGGCGGGTGTCTACGAGGACAGGGGCGGGCCCCTGATCGCGGAGGGGCTCCTGAAGTTCGGCTTCGCGGTCGACGGGCCCTGGGTGGTCCCCGACGGGGACCCCGTCGAGAACGCCCTGCGGGTGGGCGTCACGGCCGGGTACGACGTCATCGTGACCACCGGCGGCACGGGCATCTCACCCACCGACCGCACCCCCGAGGCCACGCGGAAGCTGATCACGTACGAGGTGCCGGGCATTCCCGAGGCCATCAGGGCGTTCGGAAGAGAGAAGGTGCCGACGGCGGCGCTCTCCCGGGGGCTCGCCGGGGTCGCGGAGAGGACGCTGATCGTGAACCTTCCGGGTTCCACGGGCGGGGTGCGGGACGGTCTCGCCGTCCTCGAACCCCTCCTGATCCACGCCGTCGAGCAGATCCGCGGCGGCGACCACCCCAGACCCGGCGGCAGTGGGGGTGTGAGCTGA
- the moaC gene encoding cyclic pyranopterin monophosphate synthase MoaC, giving the protein MSTQDRLTHIDEAGAARMVDVSEKDVTARTARASGRVLVSPRVIELLRGEGVPKGDALATARIAGIMGAKRTPDLIPLCHPLSVSGVKLDLSVADDAVEILATVKTTDRTGVEMEALTAVTVAALTVIDMVKAVDKGAVITDVRVEEKTGGKSGDWSRA; this is encoded by the coding sequence ATGAGTACGCAGGACCGACTGACCCACATCGACGAGGCGGGCGCAGCCCGCATGGTGGATGTGTCCGAGAAGGACGTGACCGCCCGCACGGCCCGCGCGAGCGGTCGCGTCCTCGTCTCGCCCCGCGTGATCGAGTTGCTGCGCGGCGAGGGGGTCCCCAAGGGCGACGCCCTCGCCACCGCGCGCATCGCGGGCATCATGGGCGCCAAGCGCACCCCCGATCTGATCCCGCTCTGTCACCCTTTGTCGGTGTCGGGTGTCAAGCTTGATCTGTCGGTCGCGGACGACGCCGTCGAGATCCTGGCCACCGTGAAGACCACCGACCGCACGGGCGTCGAGATGGAGGCCCTCACCGCGGTCACCGTCGCGGCTCTCACCGTGATCGACATGGTCAAGGCGGTCGACAAGGGGGCGGTCATCACGGACGTGCGCGTGGAGGAGAAGACGGGCGGCAAGTCGGGCGACTGGAGCCGGGCATGA
- the glp gene encoding molybdotransferase-like divisome protein Glp encodes MSSAATRVTGQDHLWSVSEHLEDILATVRPLEAIELQLLDAQGCVLVEDVTVPVSLPPFDNSSMDGYAVRVADVAGASEEYPAVLTVVGDVAAGESELLHVGPGQAARIMTGAPLPPGAEAVVPVEWTDGGLGEGPVSGMRARSASPEGASGQVHVHRSAPARAHVRAKGSDVKAGDRALSAGTVLGPPQIGLLAAIGRGTVRVRPRPRVVVMSTGSELVQPDEQLGTGQIYDSNSFALCAAARDAGAIAYRVGAVADDAETLRATIEDQLIRADLVVTTGGVSVGAYDVVKEALSSVGDEDEEGSGIEFRKLAMQPGKPQGFGSIGPDHTPLLALPGNPVSSYVSFELFVRPAIRTLMGVEDVHRSMTRATLRTDKALTSPAGRRQFLRGRYADGEVTPVGGAGSHLIAALAHANALIVVPESDESVEPGTEVDVVLLG; translated from the coding sequence CGCCCCCTCGAAGCCATCGAGCTGCAGCTCCTCGACGCCCAGGGCTGCGTCCTGGTCGAGGACGTCACGGTGCCGGTCTCCCTGCCGCCGTTCGACAACAGCTCGATGGACGGGTACGCGGTCCGGGTCGCCGATGTCGCGGGCGCGAGCGAGGAGTACCCGGCCGTGCTCACGGTCGTCGGTGACGTCGCGGCGGGCGAGTCCGAGCTGCTCCACGTGGGACCCGGCCAGGCCGCCCGCATCATGACGGGCGCCCCGCTGCCGCCCGGCGCCGAGGCCGTCGTCCCCGTGGAGTGGACCGACGGCGGCCTGGGCGAGGGCCCCGTCTCCGGGATGCGTGCCCGCAGCGCGTCCCCCGAGGGCGCCTCCGGCCAGGTCCACGTCCACCGCTCGGCACCGGCACGCGCGCACGTGCGCGCCAAGGGCAGCGATGTGAAGGCCGGCGACCGCGCCCTCTCCGCGGGCACGGTCCTCGGCCCGCCGCAGATCGGCCTGCTCGCCGCGATCGGCCGGGGAACCGTCCGGGTGCGCCCGCGCCCGCGTGTGGTCGTCATGTCCACCGGCAGCGAACTGGTCCAGCCCGACGAGCAGTTGGGCACCGGCCAGATCTACGACTCCAACAGCTTCGCGCTGTGCGCCGCCGCCCGTGACGCCGGCGCGATCGCCTACCGCGTGGGCGCGGTCGCCGACGACGCCGAGACACTCCGCGCCACCATCGAGGACCAGCTCATCCGCGCCGACCTCGTGGTCACCACGGGCGGCGTCAGCGTCGGCGCGTACGACGTCGTCAAGGAGGCCCTGTCCTCCGTCGGCGACGAGGACGAGGAGGGCAGCGGCATCGAGTTCCGCAAGCTCGCCATGCAGCCCGGAAAGCCCCAGGGCTTCGGCTCCATCGGCCCCGACCACACCCCGCTGCTCGCGCTCCCGGGCAACCCCGTGTCGTCGTACGTGTCCTTCGAGCTGTTCGTGCGCCCCGCGATCCGCACGCTGATGGGCGTCGAGGACGTCCACCGGTCCATGACCAGGGCGACCCTGCGTACGGACAAGGCGCTGACCTCGCCCGCCGGACGCCGTCAATTCCTGCGCGGACGGTACGCGGACGGGGAGGTCACCCCCGTCGGCGGTGCCGGATCCCACCTGATCGCGGCCCTCGCGCACGCGAACGCGCTGATCGTCGTCCCCGAGTCCGACGAGTCCGTGGAGCCCGGCACCGAGGTCGACGTGGTCCTCCTCGGCTGA